In one window of Zhihengliuella sp. ISTPL4 DNA:
- a CDS encoding low temperature requirement protein A, producing MDPRDPGQPHRAASPLELFFDLVFVVAVSIASAQLHHALSHGDFLHGITSYAMLFFAIWWAWMNFTWFATSFDTDDWLYRVATFVQMAGVLILAAGIPRAFEEGDFTLPVIGYVVMRVAMVGQWLRASHADGPLRSPARRYALGIAVVQVLWVLFLLIPSGPVQLVAFVVFALVEVSVPVFAERHHQTPWHPHHITERYGLFTLIVLGESLLASANAIIDALDEVEALGPLLAISALAFVVTAALWWIYFWPPHHRAISTLGRSLRYGYTHYFVFAAAAAFSAGIEVELDVMTGESHLAPVAATFTVSIPIAVFLLGIWWIAIRDNADRVVNTVIPVGAVLVLLDSFVPVPVALTAAVMVAIVVVLVLRPPIPRGATVADA from the coding sequence ATGGACCCGCGTGACCCCGGTCAGCCGCATCGCGCCGCGAGTCCGCTGGAACTGTTCTTCGACCTCGTGTTCGTCGTCGCGGTGAGCATCGCCTCGGCACAGTTGCACCACGCCCTGAGCCACGGGGACTTCCTTCACGGCATCACCTCCTACGCGATGCTGTTCTTCGCGATCTGGTGGGCCTGGATGAACTTCACCTGGTTCGCGACCTCGTTCGACACCGACGACTGGCTGTATCGGGTAGCGACCTTCGTGCAGATGGCCGGCGTCCTCATCCTCGCCGCCGGGATCCCGCGGGCGTTCGAAGAGGGCGACTTCACCCTGCCCGTGATCGGGTACGTGGTGATGCGCGTCGCGATGGTGGGGCAGTGGCTGCGTGCCTCTCATGCCGACGGCCCTCTACGGAGCCCGGCTCGCCGTTACGCGCTGGGCATCGCGGTCGTGCAGGTGCTCTGGGTCCTTTTCCTGCTGATCCCGTCCGGTCCGGTGCAGCTCGTGGCGTTCGTCGTGTTCGCACTCGTCGAGGTCAGCGTCCCGGTCTTCGCCGAGCGCCACCACCAGACGCCCTGGCATCCCCACCACATCACCGAGCGCTACGGTCTGTTCACCCTGATCGTCCTCGGCGAAAGCCTCCTCGCATCGGCCAACGCGATCATCGACGCCCTGGACGAGGTGGAAGCGCTGGGGCCGCTCCTCGCCATCTCCGCCTTGGCCTTCGTCGTCACGGCCGCGCTGTGGTGGATCTACTTCTGGCCGCCTCACCATCGGGCGATCTCGACCCTCGGACGCTCCCTGCGGTACGGCTACACCCACTACTTCGTGTTCGCGGCGGCCGCCGCCTTCTCCGCAGGCATCGAGGTGGAGCTGGACGTGATGACCGGGGAGAGCCACCTGGCGCCGGTCGCCGCGACCTTCACGGTGTCGATACCGATCGCGGTGTTCCTCCTCGGCATCTGGTGGATCGCGATCCGCGACAACGCCGACCGCGTCGTCAACACGGTCATCCCGGTGGGCGCCGTCCTCGTCCTGCTCGACTCGTTCGTGCCGGTGCCGGTCGCGCTGACCGCCGCGGTCATGGTGGCGATCGTCGTCGTGCTCGTGCTCCGACCGCCGATACCCCGCGGTGCGACCGTGGCCGACGCGTGA
- a CDS encoding sugar transferase, whose protein sequence is MTSVEDALSIARTGFAPITAPRAHASVTHAASTPRMSATLERRRQWERRYRMRLRITDAAVILIAVALTAAFQLITGVTVIETVRNAALLGLAWYLMLSALNSRAAAIFGSGATEYRRVAHAAGLAFGITAIAGVLLEWEGLQPLFFLALPVGMFGLLFARWTWRRWLQRQRLAGRFASRTLVVGATEDVEYVIDSLQKGGENGYHVVGTTLLDRNAGALRIGESIYPVVGDLDTVASAAAQLGADTIIVASRPEGSPDFVKQLSWQLEGTAAELVLSSRLTDVAGPRISLRQVDGLPLIQVKIPTYEGGVHLLKRALDVVVATLALIPIALLTPVLSALIKLDSPGPVFFFQERVGRDGRRFKMVKFRSMRTDAEKQLAALKEQNEGAGLLFKMKDDPRVTRVGKVLRKLSLDELPQFWNVLVGDMSVVGPRPPLPSEVTAYDGTVFRRLYIKPGITGLWQVSGRSDLSWDESVRLDLRYVENWSVMNDLQIMWRTAKVMAQPSGAY, encoded by the coding sequence ATGACTTCCGTCGAGGATGCTCTGAGCATCGCTCGTACGGGTTTCGCGCCGATCACGGCTCCGCGGGCTCACGCGTCGGTGACGCACGCGGCGAGCACGCCGCGTATGTCGGCGACGCTCGAACGACGCCGTCAGTGGGAGCGTCGCTATCGGATGCGGCTGCGGATCACGGATGCGGCTGTCATCCTGATCGCCGTCGCGCTGACGGCGGCTTTCCAGCTGATCACCGGCGTCACGGTGATCGAGACTGTGCGCAACGCCGCATTGCTGGGTCTCGCCTGGTACCTGATGCTGTCGGCGCTCAACAGCCGAGCCGCCGCCATCTTCGGGTCCGGTGCCACGGAGTACCGCCGCGTCGCGCATGCGGCGGGGCTTGCCTTCGGCATCACCGCTATCGCGGGCGTGCTCCTGGAGTGGGAAGGGCTGCAACCGCTGTTCTTCCTCGCGCTCCCGGTCGGCATGTTCGGCCTCCTCTTCGCCCGATGGACCTGGCGCCGCTGGCTGCAGCGGCAGCGCCTGGCCGGTCGGTTCGCGTCGAGGACACTGGTGGTCGGCGCCACCGAGGACGTCGAGTATGTGATCGACTCCCTCCAGAAGGGTGGGGAGAACGGCTACCACGTCGTGGGGACGACGTTGCTGGATCGCAATGCCGGCGCGCTCAGGATCGGAGAGAGTATCTACCCGGTCGTGGGCGATCTGGACACCGTCGCCTCCGCGGCGGCACAGCTCGGGGCGGACACCATCATTGTGGCGAGCCGCCCCGAGGGGTCCCCGGATTTCGTCAAGCAGCTCAGTTGGCAGCTCGAGGGTACCGCTGCCGAGCTCGTGCTCTCGAGCCGCCTGACCGACGTCGCCGGTCCCCGCATCTCGCTGCGCCAGGTCGACGGACTGCCGCTGATCCAGGTGAAGATTCCGACCTATGAAGGCGGTGTCCACCTTCTCAAGCGCGCGCTCGACGTCGTCGTGGCCACGCTCGCGCTGATTCCGATCGCTCTGCTCACCCCCGTGCTCAGCGCGCTCATCAAGCTCGACTCTCCCGGCCCGGTGTTCTTCTTCCAGGAGCGCGTGGGACGGGACGGCCGCAGGTTCAAGATGGTCAAGTTCCGGTCGATGCGCACGGACGCCGAGAAGCAGCTCGCGGCGCTCAAAGAGCAGAACGAAGGTGCCGGCCTCCTCTTCAAGATGAAGGACGATCCTCGTGTGACCCGTGTGGGCAAGGTGCTGCGCAAGCTGTCTCTGGACGAGCTGCCGCAGTTCTGGAACGTCCTCGTCGGCGACATGAGCGTCGTGGGCCCGCGGCCGCCGCTGCCGAGCGAGGTCACGGCCTACGACGGCACCGTGTTCCGCCGCCTGTACATCAAGCCGGGCATCACGGGTCTGTGGCAGGTCTCCGGGCGCAGCGACCTCTCGTGGGACGAGAGCGTGCGACTCGACCTGCGCTACGTGGAGAACTGGTCCGTCATGAATGATCTGCAGATCATGTGGCGCACCGCGAAGGTCATGGCACAGCCGAGCGGGGCATACTGA
- a CDS encoding glycosyltransferase family 2 protein: MNPARPEAEERPLLVAVTTFRRTELLAPLVMAIRAGAGASAERMRIVFVDNDPARSAEEVAAELDVAYLPEPTPGIAAARQAALDAAHTGELVAMVDDDVVPLEGWLDALVETWSRNGRPAVVMGYVDYVWPEGTDPWIVAGGFMRRRRRRNGQRLDALATGNVLVDASQVASLGVRFDTSLGLAGGEDMLFGRSLLAAGGAIIASADSIVRDEVPAERTTREFVRRRTISQGQMRTELLTRDGSLARRIVLRGAHLVGGVARLVIFSLRELLARARGDRAAQAVLRRRIWFAQGRTLGALGRITPAYARS, translated from the coding sequence ATGAACCCCGCGCGACCCGAGGCCGAAGAACGACCTCTCCTCGTCGCCGTGACGACCTTTCGTCGCACCGAGCTCCTCGCTCCGCTCGTCATGGCGATCCGGGCGGGGGCCGGCGCCTCGGCGGAGCGCATGCGCATCGTGTTCGTGGACAACGATCCCGCCCGCTCGGCGGAGGAGGTCGCCGCAGAACTCGACGTCGCCTACCTCCCTGAACCCACCCCGGGGATCGCCGCAGCGCGACAGGCCGCGCTCGACGCGGCGCACACGGGCGAGCTGGTCGCGATGGTCGACGATGACGTCGTACCGCTGGAGGGGTGGCTTGACGCCCTCGTGGAGACATGGTCGAGAAACGGGCGTCCCGCCGTCGTGATGGGGTACGTGGACTACGTCTGGCCCGAGGGCACCGATCCCTGGATCGTCGCCGGTGGGTTCATGCGGCGACGACGCCGACGGAACGGGCAGCGACTCGACGCCTTGGCGACCGGGAATGTCCTGGTCGACGCTTCGCAGGTCGCGTCACTCGGAGTGCGCTTCGACACAAGCCTCGGCCTGGCCGGCGGAGAGGACATGCTCTTCGGGCGATCGCTGCTCGCCGCCGGCGGGGCGATCATCGCATCCGCGGACTCGATCGTCCGCGACGAGGTCCCCGCGGAGCGCACGACCCGCGAGTTCGTGCGACGGCGGACCATCTCGCAGGGTCAGATGCGTACGGAACTCCTCACCCGAGACGGCTCCCTCGCGCGGCGCATCGTCCTTCGCGGCGCCCACCTCGTGGGCGGCGTGGCCCGCCTCGTGATCTTCTCCCTGCGAGAACTCCTCGCCCGCGCGCGCGGCGACCGTGCCGCACAGGCCGTGCTGCGGCGGCGCATCTGGTTCGCCCAGGGGCGCACTCTCGGCGCCCTCGGCCGGATCACCCCGGCGTACGCCCGGAGCTGA